Proteins from a genomic interval of Zingiber officinale cultivar Zhangliang chromosome 1B, Zo_v1.1, whole genome shotgun sequence:
- the LOC121996303 gene encoding MYB-like transcription factor ETC3 — MEKRSLSELRTLDDDFQEVSSTEWEFIDMSEQEEDLVRRMYRLVGDRWALIAARILGRTPEAIERFWKMAYDPCFAERRLKRRKRTSSNHGNGDARQQQMPTE; from the exons ATGGAGAAGCGCAGTCTCAGCGAGTTGAGGACTTTGGACGACGATTTCCAAG AGGTGAGCAGCACGGAGTGGGAGTTCATCGACATGTCAGAGCAAGAGGAAGACCTTGTTCGCAGGATGTATAGACTCGTCGGAGACAG GTGGGCGCTGATAGCCGCTCGAATCCTTGGGCGCACGCCCGAAGCAATCGAAAGGTTTTGGAAAATGGCTTACGATCCTTGTTTCGCGGAAAGGAGGctgaagagaagaaagagaactTCAAGCAATCATGGGAATGGAGACGCAAGGCAACAGCAGATGCCTACTGAATAA
- the LOC121977395 gene encoding membrane-bound transcription factor site-2 protease homolog, which translates to MAINRPRRRGRPQTVLPLHSSSTRSGVSCWYCDFKIHTFNEALFSLGRRYSRFIKMWFTVGAAFSLVTLTGVSLMLLWDSTDALTLPLRTSGSGVNGLLQRWLFGTTFLFPRSVSILDASSMIISTMLSVGVHEFGHGIAAASEGLRIEYIAVFLAICFPGALVAFDYDWLQSLPQSSALRIYCAGIWHNITFSAACFLTLISLPVILHPFYLYGQGPVVLAVPKVSPLYGYLSPYDVIVSVDGSNIKSPHEWINIMANYDSQMLPEPSVTKGIQTFEALSHIKGYCVPDNWIKASSTSCGDELADFVYWPCNNSRPVFDNIRDEMNKSESKHCLIARDVVKCKKCWSWSDSNFNGSIGRVCDCLENETCMTPVQIPGMSWVEVAYSSPYSSQCSDYRSNASTYSENLGFDSTFCGGTFVFIGDALSLAHSIHLSAYQPRWIFTAYMAHMPDVLEKFLACCFRISASLALVNSLPVFFLDGESILEIALCYFTFLKRRPRLRFLRFCLVGGTILSIISFSRLLYFMIVARE; encoded by the exons ATGGCCATCAATCGGCCCAGGAGGCGAGGTCGGCCACAGACCGTCCTTCCTCTTCATAGCAGCTCTACCCGCAGCGGCGTCTCCTGCTG GTATTGCGATTTCAAGATTCATACATTCAATGAGGCATTGTTTTCTCTTGGTCGTCGGTACTCTAG ATTCATAAAGATGTGGTTTACAGTGGGCGCTGCTTTCAGTTTGGTCACTCTGACTGGAGTTTCATTG ATGCTTTTGTGGGATTCAACCGATGCTCTCACTCTTCCTCTAAGGACTTCTGGTTCTGGAGTTAATGGTCTTTTACAGAGATGGTTGTTTGGAACCACTTTTTTG TTTCCTCGGAGTGTATCAATCCTTGATGCTAGCTCTATGATCATTTCAACAATGTTGTCAGTTGGTGTTCATGAATTTGGACATGGAATTGCTGCTGCAAG TGAAGGCCTGCGAATTGAGTATATTGCAGTATTTCTAGCCATCTGTTTCCCTGGAGCCTTGGTTGCATTCGACTATGATTGGTTGCAAAGTTTGCCTCAATCTTCTGCCCTACGGATATACTGCGCTGGCATATGGCATAATATCACA TTTTCTGCAGCATGTTTCTTGACATTGATCTCACTTCCAGTGATCTTGCATCCCTTTTACCTATATGGTCAAGGTCCTGTT GTATTAGCGGTGCCTAAAGTATCTCCCTTATATGGGTATTTATCTCCTTACGATGTTATTGTGTCAGTCGATGGATCAAATATAAAAAGCCCTCATGAATGGATCAATATCATGGCCAATTATGACTCGCAAATGCTTCCTGAACCTTCTGTAACAAAAGGTATTCAAACCTTTGAAGCTCTTTCTCATATTAAAGGATACTGTGTTCCTGATAATTGGATCAAAGCAAGCAGCACTTCATGTGGGGATGAGTTGGCTGATTTTGTCTACTGGCCTTGCAACAATTCAAGACCAGTATTTGATAATATTAGAGATGAGATGAATAAATCAGAAAGTAAACATTGTTTGATTGCTAGAGATGTGGTGAAGTGTAAAAAATGTTGGAGTTGGAGTGACTCTAATTTCAATGGAAGTATTGGAAGAGTTTGTGATTGTTTGGAG AATGAAACTTGCATGACACCTGTTCAGATTCCAGGCATGTCATGGGTTGAAGTTGCATATTCAAGCCCTTATTCTTCACAGTGCTCTGATTACAGAAGTAATGCGTCAACGTATAGTGAGAATTTGGGTTTTGATTCAACGTTTTGTGGAGGAACTTTTGTATTTATTGGTGATGCCCTTTCCTTGGCACACTCGATTCATTTGTCTGCATATCAGCCCCGATGGATATTTACCGCTTACATGGCACATATGCCAGATGTGCTTGAAAAGTTTCTAGCTTGTTGTTTTCGCATTTCTGCTTCATTGGCTTTAGTTAATAGCTTACCG GTATTCTTTCTGGATGGTGAATCTATCTTAGAAATTGCTCTTTGCTATTTCACCTTTCTTAAACGAAGGCCACGACTTAGATTCTTGCGGTTTTGCCTTGTCGGAGGAACAATCTTGTCCATCATTTCCTTTTCCCGACTACTCTACTTCATGATAGTAGCCCGCGAATAG
- the LOC121977470 gene encoding UBP1-associated protein 2C-like produces the protein MDPSSKKRKADENGNLATTIPLADLSHDDGRKIIDAFSLEQLRDIVAAAVCRGEPGVLADVRTIADRDQSQRKLFTRGLGLDTTTEVVRSLFSAYGEIEEAAVIVDRVSGKSRGYGFITFRHVDGALLALKEPSKKIDGRMTVTQLASAGNTGSGAATSVDVSLRKIYVANVPVEMPSDRLLAHFSQYGEIEEGPLGFDKMTGKFKGFALFVYKTADGARNSLLEPNKNVDGHNLVCKLAIEGKKGKPGASAPGVAAVGGMPGQPLGTGADVGPDGLGSGAQSSLTSQYAGTGGRYGSYAGYSGSALPVAAGLSLPHNLNSSLPTSIGAVVPGLSVGNQMPSSHGSGGYGGGLGGPLGSSSQYGAPGSGGYGGYGIGSYRVPPNSGGTPSGGYPDGGLYNLSSSAYQSQNQQPTGSSPGQRHPGGGVYPNAPHYY, from the coding sequence ATGGATCCTTCCTCCAAGAAGCGCAAGGCCGACGAGAATGGCAACCTCGCTACCACAATCCCTCTAGCGGATCTCTCTCACGACGACGGCCGTAAGATCATCGACGCCTTCTCTCTAGAACAGCTCCGTGACATCGTCGCTGCCGCTGTGTGCCGTGGTGAACCCGGGGTCCTTGCCGATGTGCGCACAATCGCCGACCGCGACCAAAGCCAGCGCAAACTCTTCACCCGCGGCCTCGGCCTGGATACCACCACTGAAGTTGTCCGCTCCCTCTTCTCCGCCTACGGCGAGATCGAGGAGGCCGCTGTCATAGTCGATAGAGTCAGTGGGAAGAGCAGGGGCTATGGATTCATCACCTTCCGTCACGTTGATGGTGCTCTTCTCGCCCTCAAGGAGCCCTCGAAGAAAATTGACGGCCGAATGACCGTCACCCAGCTCGCTTCTGCTGGGAATACGGGATCCGGTGCCGCTACTTCTGTTGACGTCTCTCTTCGCAAGATCTACGTGGCGAACGTTCCTGTTGAAATGCCCTCAGATCGCTTGCTCGCTCATTTTTCCCAATATGGAGAGATCGAGGAGGGGCCATTAGGGTTTGACAAGATGACTGGGAAATTCAAGGGCTTTGCGCTTTTTGTTTACAAGACGGCAGATGGAGCAAGGAATTCTCTTTTGGAGCCTAACAAAAATGTTGATGGGCATAACTTGGTCTGCAAGCTCGCTATTGAGGGGAAGAAAGGGAAACCAGGTGCCTCAGCCCCAGGTGTTGCAGCTGTTGGTGGGATGCCAGGCCAGCCTTTGGGTACTGGTGCTGACGTTGGTCCGGATGGGCTTGGATCGGGTGCGCAAAGTTCGCTCACAAGCCAATATGCTGGCACTGGTGGCCGTTATGGTTCATATGCTGGGTACTCTGGTAGTGCGCTGCCTGTTGCTGCTGGACTGAGTCTCCCTCATAATTTGAACTCATCTTTGCCAACATCAATCGGTGCAGTCGTTCCAGGGCTGTCAGTTGGAAATCAGATGCCTTCCTCGCATGGAAGTGGAGGTTATGGTGGAGGTTTGGGTGGTCCTCTTGGGTCATCTTCTCAGTATGGTGCTCCTGGCTCTGGTGGTTATGGAGGTTATGGTATAGGTTCATATCGTGTGCCACCAAACTCTGGTGGAACACCTTCTGGTGGTTATCCTGATGGTGGACTCTATAACCTATCATCGTCAGCATACCAGAGCCAGAATCAGCAGCCAACAGGTTCATCTCCTGGGCAGAGGCATCCTGGTGGAGGGGTTTATCCAAATGCCCCACATTACTATTAA